A region from the Silene latifolia isolate original U9 population chromosome 7, ASM4854445v1, whole genome shotgun sequence genome encodes:
- the LOC141593009 gene encoding syntaxin-125-like: protein MNDLFSSSFKKFSEPGFNGDLEAGGSEGMNLDKFFEDVENVKSDMKEVEKFYKRLQDSNEEARTVHNAKTMKDLRSRMDADVSLVLKKVKVIKGKLEALDKSNASSRNVPGCGPGSSADRTRTGVVSGLGKKLKDMMDEFQALRAKMQAEYKETMERRYFTITGEKADEAMIENLIASGESENFLQKAIQDQGRGQIMDTISELQERHDSVKEIEKNLIELHQVFLDMAALVEAQGQQLNNIESHVAHASSFVRRGTDQLVEAREYQKSSRKWYCIAILAFIILIVVLLLPLLINVILPQLV, encoded by the exons ATGAATGACCTATTCTCAAGCTCGTTTAAGAAGTTCTCGGAACCAGGTTTCAATGGAGACTTGGAAGCGGGTGGAAGCGAAGGGATGAACCTCGACAAGTTCTTCGAGGACGTTGAGAATGTCAAATCAGACATGAAAGAGGTCGAGAAGTTCTATAAGAGGCTTCAGGACTCGAATGAAGAAGCGAGGACTGTACATAATGCCAAAACCATGAAGGACCTTCGTAGTAGAATGGACGCGGATGTGTCCCTAGTCCTGAAAAAGGTCAAGGTGATCAAGGGTAAACTAGAGGCCTTGGACAAGTCTAATGCCTCGAGTCGAAATGTCCCTGGTTGTGGGCCCGGATCCTCTGCTGACCGGACCCGTACAGGCGTGGTAAGCGGGTTAGGGAAAAAGCTTAAGGACATGATGGACGAGTTCCAAGCATTAAGGGCCAAAATGCAGGCAGAGTATAAGGAGACCATGGAAAGAAG GTATTTCACTATAACGGGGGAGAAGGCAGACGAGGCAATGATCGAGAACTTAATAGCAAGCGGGGAGAGTGAGAATTTCCTCCAAAAGGCGATCCAAGATCAAGGGAGAGGTCAAATAATGGACACGATTTCAGAGCTCCAAGAGAGGCATGACTCGGTTAAGGAAATCGAGAAGAACCTTATTGAGCTCCATCAAGTTTTCTTAGACATGGCGGCCCTGGTTGAGGCACAAGGCCAACAACTAAACAATATTGAGAGCCATGTCGCGCACGCTAGCTCGTTCGTGAGGCGCGGAACTGATCAACTTGTTGAAGCTAGGGAGTACCAAAAGAGCTCTAGGAAATGGTATTGTATTGCAATTTTGGCATTTATTATCCTTATTGTTGTTCTTCTCCTTCCTTTATTGATCAATGTCATTTTACCTCAATTGGTCTAG
- the LOC141593008 gene encoding tyrosyl-DNA phosphodiesterase 1, with protein sequence MASSQVGVLIPLNKEEKLLPELPIFEGENVIGRNNVPVNDKRLSRKHIVLSASSVNDSSADLLVGGMNPVVINSGSQRRILNAGDKATIKVNDIVELIPGSYHFKYLALADGKYSDMVSEGNSDKHVNAEIGKKRIREGLTCETSVEHLMVQHTSDKKVKETTSVIKKHVHAELKQNISESSNREEAIRDFNISDNKVPLTFRLMKVRGLPEWANTSCVSIDDIVKGDVLVAILSNYMVDLDWLLSACPMLRKVPQVLVVHGEGDGTLDYMKRNKPSHWILHKPPLPISYGTHHSKAMLLVYPRGVRVIVHTANLINVDWNNKSQGLWMQDFPWKNQNEASEGSQFESDLVSYLQALKFPEFSANLPAIGRHKVDASFFKKFDYRAATVRLIASVPGYHTGPNLRKWGHMKLRSVLEQCTFDKEFKRSPLIYQFSSLGSLDEKWMTELRSSMSSGMAADKTPLGPGDPLIIFPTVEDVRWSLEGYAAGNAIPSPIKNVEKEFLKKYWAKWKATHSGRCRAMPHIKTFVRYNGQNLAWFLLTSSNLSKAAWGALQKNGSQLMIRSYELGVLFLPGVVRSRHEFSCTDDMNSLKDKNGSTNGSGLRKTKLVTLTWRGEGGDESDSEIVRLPVPYELPPQLYSAQDVPWSWDRQYRQKDVYGQVWPR encoded by the exons ATGGCGTCTTCTCAG GTAGGAGTTTTGATCCCGTTGAATAAGGAGGAGAAATTGTTGCCGGAATTGCCGATTTTCGAAGGCGAAAATGTGATTGGAAGGAATAATGTTCCGGTTAATGATAAGCGACTCAGTCGAAAGCATATCGTTTTGTCGGCGTCTTCTGTTAATGACAGTTCTGCTGATTTGCTTGTG GGAGGAATGAACCCAGTTGTGATCAATTCTGGCAGCCAACGAAGAATACTGAATGCCGGAGATAAAGCCACCATTAAAGTTAATGATATTGTAGAATTGATACCTGGAAGCTATCATTTCAAGTATCTAGCTTTAGCAGATGGCAAGTATTCAGACATGGTTAGTGAAGGGAACAGTGATAAACATGTGAATGCTGAAATCGGCAAAAAGCGAATACGAGAAGGATTGACTTGTGAAACTTCAGTGGAACACTTAATG GTTCAACATACTAGTgataaaaaagtaaaagaaacaaCTTCAGTGATTAAGAAGCATGTGCATGCTGaattaaaacaaaatatttcagAATCCAGCAACAGAGAGGAGGCTATTCGAGACTTTAATATATCCGACAACAAAGTACCTTTGACTTTCCGCCTTATGAAAGTGAGAGGGCTTCCAGAATGGGCAAACACTTCATGTGTTTCAATAGATGATATTGTTAAG GGGGATGTTCTTGTTGCCATCCTTTCAAATTACATGGTTGACTTAGATTGGTTACTTTCAG CATGTCCAATGCTTAGGAAAGTTCCTCAGGTGCTAGTTGTTCATGGAGAAGGTGATGGTACCCTTGACTACATGAAG AGAAACAAGCCTAGCCACTGGATTTTGCATAAACCACCACTACCTATTTCATATGGGACACACCATTCGAAGGCTATGTTACTTGTGTATCCGCGTGGAGTGAGGGTGATTGTGCATACTGCAAACTTGATTAACGTTGACTGGAATAACAAAAGTCAAGGCCTTTGGATGCAAGATTTTCCTTGGAAAAACCAGAATGAGGCTAGTGAAGGATCACAGTTTGAAAGCGATCTTGTTAGTTATCTGCAGGCCTTAAAG TTTCCTGAATTCAGTGCCAATTTGCCAGCCATTGGGAGACACAAAGTTGATGCCTCCTTCTTTAAGAAGTTTGATTATAGAGCTGCTACG GTTAGATTGATTGCATCTGTTCCTGGATACCATACGGGACCTAATTTAAGGAAGTGGGGTCACATGAAGCTGCGCTCTGTACTGGAACAATGTACTTTTGATAAAGAATTTAAGAGATCACCTCTAATTTATCAG TTTTCCTCTCTTGGTTCTCTGGATGAAAAGTGGATGACCGAGCTAAGATCTTCAATGTCATCTGGTATGGCAGCCGATAAAACGCCTTTGGGCCCAGGAGACCCGCTGATTATATTTCCTACTGTTGAAGATGTCAGATGGTCCCTTGAG GGGTATGCAGCAGGAAATGCTATTCCAAGTCCAATTAAAAATGTGGAGAAAGAATTCCTGAAGAAATACTGGGCAAAGTGGAAGGCTACACACTCTGGCCGTTG CCGCGCAATGCCTCATATAAAGACATTTGTTCGTTATAATGGCCAAAATCTTGC TTGGTTCTTGCTGACTTCATCAAATCTAAGCAAAGCTGCGTGGGGAGCCCTGCAAAAGAACGGTTCTCAGTTGATGATTCGTTCCTATGAG CTGGGTGTGTTGTTTCTGCCTGGTGTTGTCAGAAGCCGCCATGAATTTTCTTGCACGGATGATATGAATTCTCTGAAG GACAAAAACGGATCGACTAATGGGTCTGGGTTACGGAAGACAAAACTTGTAACCTTGACCTGGCGGGGCGAAGGAGGCGACGAGTCTGATTCTGAAATTGTCCGTTTGCCAGTGCCTTACGAACTTCCTCCACAATTGTACTCCGCTCAAG ATGTTCCATGGTCCTGGGATCGTCAATATCGGCAAAAGGACGTCTATGGTCAAGTCTGGCCTCGTTAG